One Halichoerus grypus chromosome 1, mHalGry1.hap1.1, whole genome shotgun sequence genomic region harbors:
- the ITIH4 gene encoding inter-alpha-trypsin inhibitor heavy chain H4 isoform X10 encodes MLLIHSPPPPKFGSNPPGTGAQMQPSAPGRPWGLAPVLFLLLAALHTAAAQKNGINIYSLSVDSKVSSRFAHTVVTSRVVNRASVMQEATFQVELPKRAFITNFSIVDRSLAWLAEARHPHPGPCTESCIQVIGGVTYPGNIKEKAAAQEQYSAAVARGESAGLVKASGRKTEQFQVSVSVAPAAKVTFELVYEELLKRCLGAYELLLKVQPQQLVKHLQMDIHIFEPQGISFLETESTFMTNELADALTVSQNKTKAHIQFKPTLSQQMSPGQQDTVLDGNFIVRYDVHRTISGGSIQIESGYFVHYFAPEGLPTIPKNVIFVIDKSGSMSGRKIEQTQEALIKILDDLSPNDQFNLVSFSGEAAQWKPLLVPASAENVNQARSYAASIQTQGGTNINDAVLLAARLLDSANQKELLPEGSASLIILLTDGDPTMGETNPARIQKNVKEAIDGQYSLFCLGFGFDVSLAFLEKLALDNGGLTRRIYEDSDSTLQLQDFYQEVANPLLTVVTFEYPSNAVEEVSRDNFRLLFKGSEIVVAGKLRDQSPEVLSAKVRGQLRMQNITFQTESSVAEQENEFQNPKYIFHSFMERLWAYLTIQQLLEQMISASNAEKQALETRALNLSLHYSFVTPLTSMVVTKPEGKEWSEVAEKPVETKNKHKNFYLGGPLSRFRTAGDRRSRITAGPSGKTPSDLGRAGPQGPLNPPHPYPLMAGKSRLPDMLLGTSAAVPAGIQAPAVILMLPRQSVDRLCVDIKHSQGPMKLLSDPDQGVEVTAQYETEKARFSWIEVTFKNPQLQVRAIPEHVVVTRNRRNSAYKWKETLFSVIPGVKLTMDKAGLLLLSSPDRVTIGLLPWDGPGEGLRLLLRDTHRFSSRVGGTLGQFYQDVLWGPPATADDSKRMLRVQGLEYSATRLLKLDYQEGSPGTEISCWSVEL; translated from the exons ATGTTACTAATTcattccccacctcctcccaagTTCGGAAGCAACCCGCCAGGCACTGGAGCCCAAATGCAGCCTTCGGCCCCCGGCCGCCCCTGGGGCCTCGCGCCGGTGCTGTTCTTGCTGCTGGCTGCCCTCCACACAGCGGCCGCCCAGAAG AATGGCATCAACATCTACAGCCTCAGCGTGGACTCCAAGGTCTCGTCCAGATTTGCCCACACCGTCGTCACCAGCAGGGTGGTCAACAGGGCCAGTGTTATGCAGGAGGCCACCTTCCAGGTGGAGCTGCCCAAGAGAGCCTTCATCACCAACTTCTCCAT CGTAGACAGAAGCCTAGCATGGCTCGCAGAGGCCCGCCACCCTCATCCGGGGCCCTGCACAGAGTCTTGTATACA GGTCATCGGAGGTGTGACCTACCCAGGGAACATCAAGGAGAAGGCTGCAGCCCAGGAACAGTACAGCGCGGCTGTGGCCAGGGGCGAGAGCGCTGGTCTCGTCAA GGCCAGCGGAAGGAAGACGGAGCAGTTCCAGGTGTCGGTCAGTGTGGCCCCCGCTGCCAAGGTCACCTTCGAGCTGGTGTATGAGGAGCTGCTCAAGCGGTGTCTGGGAGCATATGAGCTGCTGCTGAAAGTCCAGCCCCAGCAGCTGGTCAAGCACCTGCAG ATGGACATTCACATCTTCGAGCCTCAGGGCATCAGCTTTCTGGAGACAGAGAGCACCTTCATGACCAACGAACTGGCAGACGCCCTCACTGTCTCGCAGAACAAGACCAAG GCTCACATCCAATTCAAGCCCACGCTCTCCCAGCAAATGTCACCAGGGCAGCAGGACACAGTCCTGGATGGCAACTTCATCGTCCGCTACGATGTGCACCGGACCATCTCCGGGGGCTCCATTCAG ATCGAGAGTGGCTACTTTGTGCACTACTTTGCCCCCGAAGGCCTGCCCACCATACCCAAGAATGTGATCTTCGTCATTGACAAAAGCGGCTCCATGAGCGGCAGGAAGATAGAGCAG ACCCAGGAAGCCTTAATCAAGATCCTGGATGACCTCAGCCCCAACGACCAGTTCAATCTTGTCAGCTTCAGCGGGGAGGCGGCCCAGTGGAAGCCCTTGCTGGTGCCGGCCTCGGCCGAGAACGTGAACCAGGCCAGGAGCTATGCTGCCAGCATCCAGACCCAAGGAG GGACCAACATCAACGACGCGGTGCTGCTGGCCGCGCGGCTGCTGGACAGCGCCAACCAGAAGGAGCTGCTGCCGGAGGGGAGCGCCTCCCTCATCATCCTGCTCACCGACGGCGACCCCACCATGG GGGAGACCAACCCTGCAAGGATCCAGAAGAACGTGAAGGAAGCTATAGATGGCCAGTACAGCCTCTTCTGCCTGGGCTTTGGCTTCGACGTCAGCCTTGCCTTCCTAGAGAAGCTGGCGCTAGATAACGGCGGCCTGACTCGGCGCATCTATGAGGACTCGGACTCCACCCTGCAGCTGCAG GACTTCTACCAGGAAGTGGCCAACCCACTGCTGACAGTGGTGACCTTTGAGTACCCCAGCAACGCGGTGGAGGAGGTCTCACGGGACAACTTCCGGCTGCTCTTCAAAGGCTCCGAGATCGTCGTGGCCGGGAAGCTCCGGGACCAGAGCCCCGAAGTGCTCTCAGCCAAAGTCAGGGGGCAGCTG CGCATGCAGAACATCACCTTCCAAACGGAGTCCAGCGTGGCGGAGCAGGAGAACGAGTTCCAGAACCCCAAGTACATCTTCCACAGCTTTATGGAGAGACTCTGGGCATACTTGACCATCCAGCAACTGCTGGAGCAAAT GATTTCGGCATCCAATGCTGAGAAACAGGCCCTCGAGACCCGAGCTCTGAACTTGTCACTCCACTATAGCTTTGTCACTCCCCTCACGTCCATGGTGGTCACCAAACCTGAAGGCAAAGAATGGTCTGAAGTTGCTGAGAAGCCTGTGGAAACCA aaaacaaacacaagaacTTCTACTTAG GTGGTCCACTCTCTAGATTTCGTACCGCTGGAGACAGAAGGTCCAGAATAACAG CTGGACCTTCCGGGAAGACACCTAGTGACCTAGGGAGAGCCGGACCACAGGGACCCCTTAATCCTCCTCATCCTTACCCACTTATGGCTGGAAAATCACGGCTACCGGACATGTTGTTAG GAACCTCAGCCGCTGTCCCAGCCGGCATCCAGGCGCCTGCTGTCATCCTGATGCTGCCCAGACAGAGCGTGGACCGCCTCTGTGTGGACATCAAGCACTCTCAGGGGCCGATGAAGCTACTCTCAGACCCTGACCAAG GGGTTGAGGTGACCGCCCAGTACGAGACAGAGAAGGCCCGGTTCTCGTGGATCGAGGTGACCTTCAAGAACCCCCAGCTGCAGGTCCGTGCCATCCCTGAGCACGTGGTAGTGACCCGGAACCGAAGAAACTCTGCCTACAAGTGGAAGGAGACGCTGTTCTCGGTGATACCCGG CGTCAAGCTGACCATGGACAAGGCGGGGCTCCTGCTGTTGAGCAGCCCGGACAGAGTGACCATCGGCCTGCTACCCTGGGACGGCCCCGGGGAGGGTCTCCGCCTCCTTCTGCGGGACACCCACCGCTTCTCCAGCCGCGTCGGCGGGACCCTCG GCCAGTTTTACCAGGACGTGCTCTGGGGGCCTCCGGCAACGGCAGATGACAGCAAGCGAATGCTGAGGGTTCAGGGCCTTGAGTACTCTGCCACCAG GTTGCTCAAGCTGGATTACCAAGAGGGGTCTCCAGGAACAGAGATTTCCTGCTGGTCCGTGGAGCTGTAG
- the ITIH4 gene encoding inter-alpha-trypsin inhibitor heavy chain H4 isoform X1 — protein sequence MLLIHSPPPPKFGSNPPGTGAQMQPSAPGRPWGLAPVLFLLLAALHTAAAQKNGINIYSLSVDSKVSSRFAHTVVTSRVVNRASVMQEATFQVELPKRAFITNFSIVDRSLAWLAEARHPHPGPCTESCIQVIGGVTYPGNIKEKAAAQEQYSAAVARGESAGLVKASGRKTEQFQVSVSVAPAAKVTFELVYEELLKRCLGAYELLLKVQPQQLVKHLQMDIHIFEPQGISFLETESTFMTNELADALTVSQNKTKAHIQFKPTLSQQMSPGQQDTVLDGNFIVRYDVHRTISGGSIQIESGYFVHYFAPEGLPTIPKNVIFVIDKSGSMSGRKIEQTQEALIKILDDLSPNDQFNLVSFSGEAAQWKPLLVPASAENVNQARSYAASIQTQGGTNINDAVLLAARLLDSANQKELLPEGSASLIILLTDGDPTMGETNPARIQKNVKEAIDGQYSLFCLGFGFDVSLAFLEKLALDNGGLTRRIYEDSDSTLQLQDFYQEVANPLLTVVTFEYPSNAVEEVSRDNFRLLFKGSEIVVAGKLRDQSPEVLSAKVRGQLRMQNITFQTESSVAEQENEFQNPKYIFHSFMERLWAYLTIQQLLEQMISASNAEKQALETRALNLSLHYSFVTPLTSMVVTKPEGKEWSEVAEKPVETKNKHKNFYLGGPLSRFRTAGDRRSRITAGPSGKTPSDLGRAGPQGPLNPPHPYPLMAGKSRLPDMLLAPSILDQVFLGVDLRAEDAPQARVPAVASDPITRRIWERKASGSSTDLSQSAKTASPPGQLPASLRPGPLLVLVSQPALPTLGTSAAVPAGIQAPAVILMLPRQSVDRLCVDIKHSQGPMKLLSDPDQGVEVTAQYETEKARFSWIEVTFKNPQLQVRAIPEHVVVTRNRRNSAYKWKETLFSVIPGVKLTMDKAGLLLLSSPDRVTIGLLPWDGPGEGLRLLLRDTHRFSSRVGGTLGQFYQDVLWGPPATADDSKRMLRVQGLEYSATRLLKLDYQEGSPGTEISCWSVEL from the exons ATGTTACTAATTcattccccacctcctcccaagTTCGGAAGCAACCCGCCAGGCACTGGAGCCCAAATGCAGCCTTCGGCCCCCGGCCGCCCCTGGGGCCTCGCGCCGGTGCTGTTCTTGCTGCTGGCTGCCCTCCACACAGCGGCCGCCCAGAAG AATGGCATCAACATCTACAGCCTCAGCGTGGACTCCAAGGTCTCGTCCAGATTTGCCCACACCGTCGTCACCAGCAGGGTGGTCAACAGGGCCAGTGTTATGCAGGAGGCCACCTTCCAGGTGGAGCTGCCCAAGAGAGCCTTCATCACCAACTTCTCCAT CGTAGACAGAAGCCTAGCATGGCTCGCAGAGGCCCGCCACCCTCATCCGGGGCCCTGCACAGAGTCTTGTATACA GGTCATCGGAGGTGTGACCTACCCAGGGAACATCAAGGAGAAGGCTGCAGCCCAGGAACAGTACAGCGCGGCTGTGGCCAGGGGCGAGAGCGCTGGTCTCGTCAA GGCCAGCGGAAGGAAGACGGAGCAGTTCCAGGTGTCGGTCAGTGTGGCCCCCGCTGCCAAGGTCACCTTCGAGCTGGTGTATGAGGAGCTGCTCAAGCGGTGTCTGGGAGCATATGAGCTGCTGCTGAAAGTCCAGCCCCAGCAGCTGGTCAAGCACCTGCAG ATGGACATTCACATCTTCGAGCCTCAGGGCATCAGCTTTCTGGAGACAGAGAGCACCTTCATGACCAACGAACTGGCAGACGCCCTCACTGTCTCGCAGAACAAGACCAAG GCTCACATCCAATTCAAGCCCACGCTCTCCCAGCAAATGTCACCAGGGCAGCAGGACACAGTCCTGGATGGCAACTTCATCGTCCGCTACGATGTGCACCGGACCATCTCCGGGGGCTCCATTCAG ATCGAGAGTGGCTACTTTGTGCACTACTTTGCCCCCGAAGGCCTGCCCACCATACCCAAGAATGTGATCTTCGTCATTGACAAAAGCGGCTCCATGAGCGGCAGGAAGATAGAGCAG ACCCAGGAAGCCTTAATCAAGATCCTGGATGACCTCAGCCCCAACGACCAGTTCAATCTTGTCAGCTTCAGCGGGGAGGCGGCCCAGTGGAAGCCCTTGCTGGTGCCGGCCTCGGCCGAGAACGTGAACCAGGCCAGGAGCTATGCTGCCAGCATCCAGACCCAAGGAG GGACCAACATCAACGACGCGGTGCTGCTGGCCGCGCGGCTGCTGGACAGCGCCAACCAGAAGGAGCTGCTGCCGGAGGGGAGCGCCTCCCTCATCATCCTGCTCACCGACGGCGACCCCACCATGG GGGAGACCAACCCTGCAAGGATCCAGAAGAACGTGAAGGAAGCTATAGATGGCCAGTACAGCCTCTTCTGCCTGGGCTTTGGCTTCGACGTCAGCCTTGCCTTCCTAGAGAAGCTGGCGCTAGATAACGGCGGCCTGACTCGGCGCATCTATGAGGACTCGGACTCCACCCTGCAGCTGCAG GACTTCTACCAGGAAGTGGCCAACCCACTGCTGACAGTGGTGACCTTTGAGTACCCCAGCAACGCGGTGGAGGAGGTCTCACGGGACAACTTCCGGCTGCTCTTCAAAGGCTCCGAGATCGTCGTGGCCGGGAAGCTCCGGGACCAGAGCCCCGAAGTGCTCTCAGCCAAAGTCAGGGGGCAGCTG CGCATGCAGAACATCACCTTCCAAACGGAGTCCAGCGTGGCGGAGCAGGAGAACGAGTTCCAGAACCCCAAGTACATCTTCCACAGCTTTATGGAGAGACTCTGGGCATACTTGACCATCCAGCAACTGCTGGAGCAAAT GATTTCGGCATCCAATGCTGAGAAACAGGCCCTCGAGACCCGAGCTCTGAACTTGTCACTCCACTATAGCTTTGTCACTCCCCTCACGTCCATGGTGGTCACCAAACCTGAAGGCAAAGAATGGTCTGAAGTTGCTGAGAAGCCTGTGGAAACCA aaaacaaacacaagaacTTCTACTTAG GTGGTCCACTCTCTAGATTTCGTACCGCTGGAGACAGAAGGTCCAGAATAACAG CTGGACCTTCCGGGAAGACACCTAGTGACCTAGGGAGAGCCGGACCACAGGGACCCCTTAATCCTCCTCATCCTTACCCACTTATGGCTGGAAAATCACGGCTACCGGACATGTTGTTAG CCCCCTCCATTCTTGACCAAGTGTTTCTTGGCGTGGATTTAAGAGCCGAAGATGCCCCCCAGGCCAGAGTCCCTGCAGTAGCTTCTGACCCTATAACAAGGAGAATCTGGGAGAGGAAAGCCTCGGGGAGCTCTACAGACTTATCAC aatcAGCCAAGACAGCCTCACCCCCAGGTCAGTTGCCAGCCTCCCTCAGGCCTGGTCCCCTCCTCGTCCTCGTCTCCCAGCCTGCTCTACCCACCCTAGGAACCTCAGCCGCTGTCCCAGCCGGCATCCAGGCGCCTGCTGTCATCCTGATGCTGCCCAGACAGAGCGTGGACCGCCTCTGTGTGGACATCAAGCACTCTCAGGGGCCGATGAAGCTACTCTCAGACCCTGACCAAG GGGTTGAGGTGACCGCCCAGTACGAGACAGAGAAGGCCCGGTTCTCGTGGATCGAGGTGACCTTCAAGAACCCCCAGCTGCAGGTCCGTGCCATCCCTGAGCACGTGGTAGTGACCCGGAACCGAAGAAACTCTGCCTACAAGTGGAAGGAGACGCTGTTCTCGGTGATACCCGG CGTCAAGCTGACCATGGACAAGGCGGGGCTCCTGCTGTTGAGCAGCCCGGACAGAGTGACCATCGGCCTGCTACCCTGGGACGGCCCCGGGGAGGGTCTCCGCCTCCTTCTGCGGGACACCCACCGCTTCTCCAGCCGCGTCGGCGGGACCCTCG GCCAGTTTTACCAGGACGTGCTCTGGGGGCCTCCGGCAACGGCAGATGACAGCAAGCGAATGCTGAGGGTTCAGGGCCTTGAGTACTCTGCCACCAG GTTGCTCAAGCTGGATTACCAAGAGGGGTCTCCAGGAACAGAGATTTCCTGCTGGTCCGTGGAGCTGTAG
- the ITIH4 gene encoding inter-alpha-trypsin inhibitor heavy chain H4 isoform X5 gives MLLIHSPPPPKFGSNPPGTGAQMQPSAPGRPWGLAPVLFLLLAALHTAAAQKNGINIYSLSVDSKVSSRFAHTVVTSRVVNRASVMQEATFQVELPKRAFITNFSIVDRSLAWLAEARHPHPGPCTESCIQVIGGVTYPGNIKEKAAAQEQYSAAVARGESAGLVKASGRKTEQFQVSVSVAPAAKVTFELVYEELLKRCLGAYELLLKVQPQQLVKHLQMDIHIFEPQGISFLETESTFMTNELADALTVSQNKTKAHIQFKPTLSQQMSPGQQDTVLDGNFIVRYDVHRTISGGSIQIESGYFVHYFAPEGLPTIPKNVIFVIDKSGSMSGRKIEQTQEALIKILDDLSPNDQFNLVSFSGEAAQWKPLLVPASAENVNQARSYAASIQTQGGTNINDAVLLAARLLDSANQKELLPEGSASLIILLTDGDPTMGETNPARIQKNVKEAIDGQYSLFCLGFGFDVSLAFLEKLALDNGGLTRRIYEDSDSTLQLQDFYQEVANPLLTVVTFEYPSNAVEEVSRDNFRLLFKGSEIVVAGKLRDQSPEVLSAKVRGQLRMQNITFQTESSVAEQENEFQNPKYIFHSFMERLWAYLTIQQLLEQMISASNAEKQALETRALNLSLHYSFVTPLTSMVVTKPEGKEWSEVAEKPVETKNKHKNFYLGGPLSRFRTAGDRRSRITAGPSGKTPSDLGRAGPQGPLNPPHPYPLMAGKSRLPDMLLAPSILDQVFLGVDLRAEDAPQARVPAVASDPITRRIWERKASGSSTDLSQSAKTASPPAAVPAGIQAPAVILMLPRQSVDRLCVDIKHSQGPMKLLSDPDQGVEVTAQYETEKARFSWIEVTFKNPQLQVRAIPEHVVVTRNRRNSAYKWKETLFSVIPGVKLTMDKAGLLLLSSPDRVTIGLLPWDGPGEGLRLLLRDTHRFSSRVGGTLGQFYQDVLWGPPATADDSKRMLRVQGLEYSATRLLKLDYQEGSPGTEISCWSVEL, from the exons ATGTTACTAATTcattccccacctcctcccaagTTCGGAAGCAACCCGCCAGGCACTGGAGCCCAAATGCAGCCTTCGGCCCCCGGCCGCCCCTGGGGCCTCGCGCCGGTGCTGTTCTTGCTGCTGGCTGCCCTCCACACAGCGGCCGCCCAGAAG AATGGCATCAACATCTACAGCCTCAGCGTGGACTCCAAGGTCTCGTCCAGATTTGCCCACACCGTCGTCACCAGCAGGGTGGTCAACAGGGCCAGTGTTATGCAGGAGGCCACCTTCCAGGTGGAGCTGCCCAAGAGAGCCTTCATCACCAACTTCTCCAT CGTAGACAGAAGCCTAGCATGGCTCGCAGAGGCCCGCCACCCTCATCCGGGGCCCTGCACAGAGTCTTGTATACA GGTCATCGGAGGTGTGACCTACCCAGGGAACATCAAGGAGAAGGCTGCAGCCCAGGAACAGTACAGCGCGGCTGTGGCCAGGGGCGAGAGCGCTGGTCTCGTCAA GGCCAGCGGAAGGAAGACGGAGCAGTTCCAGGTGTCGGTCAGTGTGGCCCCCGCTGCCAAGGTCACCTTCGAGCTGGTGTATGAGGAGCTGCTCAAGCGGTGTCTGGGAGCATATGAGCTGCTGCTGAAAGTCCAGCCCCAGCAGCTGGTCAAGCACCTGCAG ATGGACATTCACATCTTCGAGCCTCAGGGCATCAGCTTTCTGGAGACAGAGAGCACCTTCATGACCAACGAACTGGCAGACGCCCTCACTGTCTCGCAGAACAAGACCAAG GCTCACATCCAATTCAAGCCCACGCTCTCCCAGCAAATGTCACCAGGGCAGCAGGACACAGTCCTGGATGGCAACTTCATCGTCCGCTACGATGTGCACCGGACCATCTCCGGGGGCTCCATTCAG ATCGAGAGTGGCTACTTTGTGCACTACTTTGCCCCCGAAGGCCTGCCCACCATACCCAAGAATGTGATCTTCGTCATTGACAAAAGCGGCTCCATGAGCGGCAGGAAGATAGAGCAG ACCCAGGAAGCCTTAATCAAGATCCTGGATGACCTCAGCCCCAACGACCAGTTCAATCTTGTCAGCTTCAGCGGGGAGGCGGCCCAGTGGAAGCCCTTGCTGGTGCCGGCCTCGGCCGAGAACGTGAACCAGGCCAGGAGCTATGCTGCCAGCATCCAGACCCAAGGAG GGACCAACATCAACGACGCGGTGCTGCTGGCCGCGCGGCTGCTGGACAGCGCCAACCAGAAGGAGCTGCTGCCGGAGGGGAGCGCCTCCCTCATCATCCTGCTCACCGACGGCGACCCCACCATGG GGGAGACCAACCCTGCAAGGATCCAGAAGAACGTGAAGGAAGCTATAGATGGCCAGTACAGCCTCTTCTGCCTGGGCTTTGGCTTCGACGTCAGCCTTGCCTTCCTAGAGAAGCTGGCGCTAGATAACGGCGGCCTGACTCGGCGCATCTATGAGGACTCGGACTCCACCCTGCAGCTGCAG GACTTCTACCAGGAAGTGGCCAACCCACTGCTGACAGTGGTGACCTTTGAGTACCCCAGCAACGCGGTGGAGGAGGTCTCACGGGACAACTTCCGGCTGCTCTTCAAAGGCTCCGAGATCGTCGTGGCCGGGAAGCTCCGGGACCAGAGCCCCGAAGTGCTCTCAGCCAAAGTCAGGGGGCAGCTG CGCATGCAGAACATCACCTTCCAAACGGAGTCCAGCGTGGCGGAGCAGGAGAACGAGTTCCAGAACCCCAAGTACATCTTCCACAGCTTTATGGAGAGACTCTGGGCATACTTGACCATCCAGCAACTGCTGGAGCAAAT GATTTCGGCATCCAATGCTGAGAAACAGGCCCTCGAGACCCGAGCTCTGAACTTGTCACTCCACTATAGCTTTGTCACTCCCCTCACGTCCATGGTGGTCACCAAACCTGAAGGCAAAGAATGGTCTGAAGTTGCTGAGAAGCCTGTGGAAACCA aaaacaaacacaagaacTTCTACTTAG GTGGTCCACTCTCTAGATTTCGTACCGCTGGAGACAGAAGGTCCAGAATAACAG CTGGACCTTCCGGGAAGACACCTAGTGACCTAGGGAGAGCCGGACCACAGGGACCCCTTAATCCTCCTCATCCTTACCCACTTATGGCTGGAAAATCACGGCTACCGGACATGTTGTTAG CCCCCTCCATTCTTGACCAAGTGTTTCTTGGCGTGGATTTAAGAGCCGAAGATGCCCCCCAGGCCAGAGTCCCTGCAGTAGCTTCTGACCCTATAACAAGGAGAATCTGGGAGAGGAAAGCCTCGGGGAGCTCTACAGACTTATCAC aatcAGCCAAGACAGCCTCACCCCCAG CCGCTGTCCCAGCCGGCATCCAGGCGCCTGCTGTCATCCTGATGCTGCCCAGACAGAGCGTGGACCGCCTCTGTGTGGACATCAAGCACTCTCAGGGGCCGATGAAGCTACTCTCAGACCCTGACCAAG GGGTTGAGGTGACCGCCCAGTACGAGACAGAGAAGGCCCGGTTCTCGTGGATCGAGGTGACCTTCAAGAACCCCCAGCTGCAGGTCCGTGCCATCCCTGAGCACGTGGTAGTGACCCGGAACCGAAGAAACTCTGCCTACAAGTGGAAGGAGACGCTGTTCTCGGTGATACCCGG CGTCAAGCTGACCATGGACAAGGCGGGGCTCCTGCTGTTGAGCAGCCCGGACAGAGTGACCATCGGCCTGCTACCCTGGGACGGCCCCGGGGAGGGTCTCCGCCTCCTTCTGCGGGACACCCACCGCTTCTCCAGCCGCGTCGGCGGGACCCTCG GCCAGTTTTACCAGGACGTGCTCTGGGGGCCTCCGGCAACGGCAGATGACAGCAAGCGAATGCTGAGGGTTCAGGGCCTTGAGTACTCTGCCACCAG GTTGCTCAAGCTGGATTACCAAGAGGGGTCTCCAGGAACAGAGATTTCCTGCTGGTCCGTGGAGCTGTAG